The Gammaproteobacteria bacterium genome contains a region encoding:
- a CDS encoding phosphoribosylaminoimidazolesuccinocarboxamide synthase, whose translation MERGLELYSGKAKSMHLTDDPGRLIMEFRDDTSAFDGEKIEQLDRKGMVNNLFNAFIMTCLQNTGVETHFEKLLSKTESIVKNMDMIPVECVVRNIATGSLCKRLGIEDGLNLEPPTFEFFLKDDARHDPMINDYHIDSFGWATREEVVLMKRNTFQVNDILGAMFADAGMILVDFKLEFGRYDGNLVLGDEFTPDGCRVWDAETRKKLDKDRFRHGLGDVIEAYEEVALRLGVDLDATVIQ comes from the coding sequence ATGGAACGTGGTCTAGAACTTTATTCAGGTAAAGCGAAGTCGATGCATCTTACCGACGACCCCGGACGTCTGATTATGGAATTCCGAGACGACACCTCCGCATTCGACGGAGAGAAGATCGAACAGCTCGATCGCAAAGGTATGGTCAACAATCTTTTTAACGCGTTTATTATGACGTGCCTTCAGAATACGGGCGTTGAGACCCACTTTGAAAAGCTTCTGAGCAAGACCGAATCTATTGTGAAAAACATGGATATGATTCCAGTCGAATGTGTCGTGCGTAATATTGCAACGGGTTCACTGTGTAAGCGCCTAGGCATCGAAGATGGGTTGAATCTTGAACCACCAACGTTTGAGTTCTTTCTGAAGGATGATGCTCGCCACGACCCAATGATCAATGACTATCATATCGATTCTTTCGGCTGGGCGACCCGCGAAGAAGTCGTACTAATGAAGCGGAATACGTTTCAGGTTAACGACATTCTGGGAGCGATGTTTGCTGATGCAGGCATGATTCTGGTTGATTTCAAACTTGAATTCGGACGTTACGACGGTAACCTTGTACTCGGGGATGAATTCACACCAGACGGATGTCGTGTCTGGGACGCCGAGACTCGTAAAAAATTAGATAAGGATCGTTTCAGACATGGTCTTGGCGATGTGATTGAGGCCTACGAGGAAGTTGCGCTCCGGCTGGGTGTTGACCTCGACGCGACGGTTATACAGTAG
- the dapA gene encoding 4-hydroxy-tetrahydrodipicolinate synthase, whose protein sequence is MLTGSMVAMVTPMGDDGSVDWTALERLVDHHVEQGTDAIVSVGTTGESATLDHNEHIEVIGRTVDAAAGRIPVIGGTGANSTAEAIVLTRDAAAAGVTACLLVVPYYNKPPQEGLFQHFSSVAAAVSIPQILYNVPGRTAVDMSNETTLRLAVIDNIVGIKDATNDIDRGCDLIDRAPDGFSIYSGEDGTACQLMLAGGKGTISVTANAAPKLMHEMCVAAVAGDTDTATVVNNQLADLHAAMFFQSNPIPAKWAVCQQGLIGSGIRLPLVPLAEQYYDDVRAALQKADVL, encoded by the coding sequence ATGTTGACTGGAAGTATGGTTGCGATGGTCACCCCCATGGGGGATGATGGTTCGGTGGACTGGACGGCCCTCGAACGGCTGGTGGATCACCATGTGGAACAGGGTACGGATGCGATCGTTTCAGTCGGAACGACCGGGGAATCGGCAACGCTTGATCATAACGAACACATCGAAGTAATCGGTCGTACAGTGGACGCTGCAGCAGGGCGGATACCGGTTATCGGGGGCACTGGGGCAAATTCAACTGCTGAAGCTATCGTGCTCACCCGGGATGCGGCAGCTGCCGGCGTTACAGCCTGCCTGCTGGTTGTTCCGTATTACAACAAGCCACCGCAAGAAGGTCTTTTCCAGCACTTCAGTTCAGTTGCAGCTGCCGTCTCGATTCCGCAAATTCTGTACAACGTTCCCGGGCGCACCGCGGTCGATATGAGTAACGAGACCACCCTACGACTGGCTGTAATCGACAATATTGTGGGGATAAAAGATGCCACTAACGATATCGATCGAGGTTGTGATCTTATCGATCGAGCCCCAGATGGATTTTCAATCTATTCGGGGGAGGATGGCACTGCCTGCCAACTGATGCTGGCAGGAGGAAAGGGAACCATCTCGGTTACCGCCAACGCGGCGCCTAAACTGATGCACGAGATGTGTGTCGCGGCGGTGGCTGGCGACACTGATACGGCCACGGTGGTGAATAACCAATTGGCAGATCTTCATGCGGCTATGTTTTTCCAGTCGAATCCCATACCTGCGAAATGGGCTGTTTGCCAGCAGGGTCTGATCGGTTCAGGAATTCGCCTCCCTTTAGTACCGCTGGCCGAGCAATACTATGATGATGTCCGTGCCGCGTTGCAGAAGGCGGATGTTCTTTGA
- a CDS encoding LD-carboxypeptidase, with protein sequence MATDSYGSAQASDGRSTTLTVLEPSSVPESAVLESNLALLRQAGFQVSYQRYPPDAGDRRARAGVSARGQTLLSALSDPECAYVLAARGGYGASDLLRYLDWSALSLLPETILVGFSDISALQIALYSRLGWPSIHGPMPGSALWTNGADIDCLLRLLSSSRPWSSTISVSLLGGDSTNTTVQGTLIGGCLSVLSALIGTSYFPPTLQGHILFLEDTNETAERVLRFWNQWLDADLVAGLSAVVVGRFTELSGGHDEEWLVARFAERCTVPLFRSPDFGHVSPNQPLMIGADARIKDGILEWWLD encoded by the coding sequence GTGGCCACTGACTCATATGGTTCGGCTCAGGCATCGGATGGTCGTTCGACCACACTGACGGTGCTGGAGCCCAGTTCGGTGCCGGAATCTGCGGTACTAGAGAGTAATCTGGCCTTACTTCGTCAAGCAGGTTTTCAGGTGAGCTACCAGCGCTACCCGCCGGATGCGGGTGACAGGCGGGCCCGAGCTGGAGTCAGTGCGCGCGGTCAGACATTGTTGAGCGCGCTTTCTGATCCTGAGTGTGCCTATGTGCTGGCAGCACGCGGTGGTTATGGTGCCAGTGATCTGTTGCGATACCTGGACTGGTCCGCATTATCGTTGCTGCCCGAAACAATACTGGTCGGGTTTTCTGACATCAGTGCCCTGCAGATCGCGCTGTATTCCCGATTAGGGTGGCCCTCGATTCACGGCCCCATGCCGGGGTCCGCCTTGTGGACAAATGGGGCAGATATAGACTGTCTTTTAAGGTTGTTATCATCATCTCGACCCTGGAGCAGCACTATCAGCGTTTCGCTGTTAGGCGGTGACTCAACAAACACCACGGTACAAGGCACCCTGATCGGAGGCTGTCTCAGTGTGCTATCCGCTTTGATCGGAACCTCCTACTTCCCCCCAACCCTTCAGGGACACATTCTGTTTCTTGAAGACACCAATGAAACGGCAGAGCGGGTCCTTCGATTCTGGAACCAATGGTTAGACGCTGATTTGGTGGCGGGTCTGTCCGCGGTTGTGGTGGGTCGTTTCACAGAGCTTTCGGGCGGTCACGATGAGGAATGGCTTGTGGCCCGGTTCGCCGAACGATGTACGGTACCGCTTTTCCGATCACCCGACTTCGGCCATGTCTCACCTAATCAGCCACTGATGATCGGGGCCGATGCCCGAATTAAAGACGGTATCCTGGAATGGTGGCTGGACTAA